Proteins from a genomic interval of Lolium perenne isolate Kyuss_39 chromosome 1, Kyuss_2.0, whole genome shotgun sequence:
- the LOC127317911 gene encoding uncharacterized protein, whose amino-acid sequence MEKIQCGPKSNAHRSATAGGSGSNKNKRKAGGGKAIKLVYIDNPMRVSTSEAGFRALVQELTGRHADPSKYTGGGGAVDVDESSAGSPAGPQMGPAPSPGSTAESSEGTAACSQDVVRPATVVGYAYGDEEEDSFPAQLIDNRYSVFSPPTFLYGSHEL is encoded by the coding sequence ATGGAGAAGATACAGTGCGGCCCCAAGAGCAATGCTCACCGGAGCGCGACGGCCGGCGGGAGCGGTTCCAACAAGAACAAGCGGAAGGCCGGCGGCGGGAAGGCGATCAAGCTGGTGTACATCGACAACCCGATGCGGGTATCGACCAGCGAGGCGGGCTTCCGCGCGCTCGTGCAGGAGCTCACCGGCCGCCACGCTGACCCTTCCAAGtacaccggcggaggcggcgccgTCGACGTCGACGAGAGCAGCGCGGGAAGCCCAGCCGGGCCGCAGATGGGCCCAGCACCGAGCCCTGGGAGCACGGCGGAATCGTCGGAAGGCACCGCCGCGTGCAGCCAGGACGTCGTCCGGCCGGCCACGGTGGTCGGGTATgcctacggcgacgaggaggaggacagcTTCCCGGCTCAGCTGATCGACAACAGGTACTCCGTCTTCTCGCCGCCGACGTTCCTCTACGGCTCGCACGAGTTGTGA